One window of the Daphnia pulex isolate KAP4 chromosome 8, ASM2113471v1 genome contains the following:
- the LOC124200007 gene encoding endoglucanase F-like isoform X2 produces MDPTHRLNFWKSHQSLNPEMKVLIVLAVISMLGLVSAQYDYNLALKKSILFYEAQRSGKLTNNRINWRGDTFLDDGSDFGVDLSGGYFDAGDHVKFGHPFAHSMIFLAWGMIDYRNAYTAAGELDNGLAALRWGADWILKATKLDQGKVYGQAGNGGADHAYWGRPEEWPASQVRPSYAITTTQPGTDLAANYASALAATSVAIGSSDAAYSANLLTVARQLYDFAKTYRGIYSQSIADAGSYYSAYAYEDELTFAAAMLALATNEQAYKTDAANFWDQFGYGTFVQTFFDWDNKMAGIAVLLSRILGDQKYKTSAQAHCDYWINTETKTPKGLVFINEWGSLRHASNAAFGCLLVADSGIGNAAAYKAFAKQQIDYALGSTGRSYVVGFGNNPPVKCHHRGASCPDMPAPCGWNEYNSPNPNGQVLEGALVGGPDINDNYNDARDDYRANEVALDYNAGFQSALAGLINAGF; encoded by the exons ATG GATCCTACACATAGGCTAAACTTTTGGAAAAGTCACCAGTCCTTGAACCCAGAGATGAAG gTTTTGATAGTTCTTGCGGTAATCTCCATGTTGGGGTTGGTCAGCGCTCAGTATGATTACAACTTGGCTTTGAAGAAGTCAATTTTGTTCTACGAAGCACAACGATCAGGCAAGCTTACTAACAATCGCATTAATTGGCGTGGGGACACTTTCTTGGACGATGGTTCAGATTTTGGCGTTGACTTGTCTGGTGGCTATTTTGACG CTGGTGATCACGTGAAATTTGGCCACCCTTTTGCTCACTCTATGATTTTCCTTGCATG GGGTATGATCGACTACAGGAATGCTTACACGGCGGCAGGAGAGCTTGACAATGGTCTAGCAGCCCTTCGCTGGGGAGCTGACTGGATCTTGAAG GCTACGAAATTGGACCAAGGGAAAGTTTACGGACAAGCAGGAAATGGAGGAGCAGATCATGCTTATTGGGGACGACCAGAAGAATGGCCAGCTAGTCAAGTTCGCCCTTCGTACGCAATCACTACTACTCAACCAGGCACAGATCTGGCCGCCAACTACGCCTCTGCTTTGGCCGCTACGTCGGTCGCCATCGGTAGCTCTGACGCCGCATACTCGGCCAATCTTCTTACCGTTGCTCGACAACTGTATGACTTTGCAAAGACTTACCGGGGTATTTACTCCCAGTCGATTGCCGATGCTGGATCCTATTATTC ggcATACGCATATGAAGATGAATTGACATTTGCTGCTGCAATGCTTGCACTCGCTACTAATGAGCAAGCGTACAAAACGGACGCAGCCAACTTCTGGGACCAATTTGGCTATGGCACCTTCGTCCAGACTTTCTTCGACTGGGATAACAAGATGGCCGGAATTGCTGTTCTTCTTTCTCGTATTCTCGGCGACCAAAAATACAAGACATCCGCCCAAGCTCATTGCGATTACTGGATCAACACCGAGACTAAGACACCAAAGGGATTAGTCTTCATCAACGAGTGGGGAAGCCTCCGTCATGCCTCCAATGCTGCTTTTGGCTGTTTGTTAGTGGCTGACTCTGGTATCGGTAACGCTGCCGCCTACAAAGCTTTTGCCAAACAACAGATTGATTACGCCCTAGGCTCTACTGGCCGAAGCTACGTCGTCGGATTTGGTAACAATCCTCCAGTCAAATGCCATCACAGAGGAGC GTCCTGCCCCGATATGCCGGCTCCCTGCGGATGGAATGAGTACAACAGCCCCAACCCCAATGGACAAGTCCTCGAAGGAGCTCTTGTTGGTGGACCGGATATTAACGACAACTACAATGACGCTCGTGACGACTACAGAGCAAACGAG GTCGCGCTCGACTACAACGCTGGCTTCCAAAGTGCTTTGGCTGGTCTAATCAACGCCggattttaa
- the LOC124200016 gene encoding tetraspanin-11-like yields the protein MMARNVNSEIGAEVDTNNREAPLLSRYFRGVHRPAIRQTRNFYDENVRYRFLKWTALSVSTLFVICGVLGVGGTIWALSKTNYSHLTSSSTSAGVYMLMISVVLLLLSGVVGFVGVLRHNKPVMGSFIFLLFVSLVFLLIGGIWTYVTTTQTDQMSLERVANIVRFDYGKDSSKTALLDIVQQSFRCCGSSSFLSWMVSSYSLNQTEIIPRDDSGTKLTFTVPKSCCIEPASQNCQDHRHMGSNTTTNQFIYTKGCVQKLQASNTPYGTYALCVSLAIALLQIIGLVSSFLLFRTFHYLDTLS from the exons atgatggCGCGCAACGTGAATTCCGAGATCGGTGCCGAAGTTGATACAAACAACCGGGAAGCGCCCCTGTTGTCCAGATATTTCCGTGGTGTTCATCGTCCAGCAATTCGACAGACCCGAAATTTTTACGACGAAAATGTTCGCTATCGCTTCTTGAAGTGGACTGCCTTATCTGTCAGCACTCTTTTTGTG ATATGCGGAGTACTTGGTGTAGGGGGGACTATATGGGCCTTGTCAAAGACAAATTACAGTCACCTtactagtagtagtactagtGCTGGAGTCTACATGCTGATGATCTCCGTGGTTTTGTTGCTCTTATCTGGAGTCGTTGGTTTTGTTGGTGTGTTACGACACAACAAACCCGTTATGGGCAGC TTTATCTTTCTACTGTTTGTTTCGCTGGTATTCCTTTTGATTGGAGGTATCTGGACCTATGTCACTACTACTCAGACCGACCAAATGTCGTTGGAGCGGGTGGCTAACATAGTTCGGTTTGACTATGGAAAAGATTCTAGTAAAACGGCTCTCCTTGATATCGTTCAACAATCG TTCCGATGTTGCGGTTCGAGCAGCTTTTTAAGTTGGATGGTGTCTTCTTACAGTTTGAATCAGACGGAAATTATACCGCGTGATGATTCTGGCACCAAACTCACGTTCACCGTACCAAAATCGTGTTGTATCGAACCGGCGAGTCAAAACTGCCAAGACCATCGCCACATGGGGTCAAACACAACAACCAATCAGTTTATTTATACCAAG GGATGCGTTCAAAAACTTCAGGCTAGCAATACTCCTTATGGAACTTACGCATTATGCGTCAGTTTAGCAATCGCGCTTCTCCAAATTATAGGACTTGTCTCctcatttctccttttccgGACATTTCATTACTTAGACACTCTATCCTAA
- the LOC124200003 gene encoding ragulator complex protein LAMTOR1-like isoform X2: MGCCCSTDKDSNQNGESNERTHLLGNAVSNNTPIQRTPYDGLRYPGSVPKPTDEQSALNKILQQTATNVIDVAALDSHNLEQHEYVERARQYIQKAQAVQPVLLSKYSKLILTKNTVLKDMPAIDNLLIDSPICVMDYHMMMKNSSKISRALNEIHIEHKEDLVVPFAIP; encoded by the exons atggGTTGCTGTTGTTCAACTGACAAAGATTCCAACCAG AATGGAGAAAGCAACGAAAGGACTCACTTGTTAGGAAATGCAGTCAGCAACAATACACCTATCCAGAGAACTCCCTA TGATGGTTTACGTTATCCGGGATCAGTACCTAAACCGACTGATGAACAGTCTGCACTGAACAAAATTTTGCAGCAAACTGCCAC AAATGTTATTGATGTTGCTGCTCTTGACTCACACAACCTGGAACAGCATGAATATGTTGAAAGGGCAAGGCAGTATATTCAGAAGGCTCAGGCCGTTCAACCAGTATTGCTGTCAAAGTATAGCAAGCTAATCCTTACTAAAAACACTG TTTTAAAGGATATGCCTGCAATTGATAATTTGCTGATTGACTCTCCCATTTGTGTGATGGACTACcatatgatgatgaaaaactcATCCAAGATTTCAAGAGcattaaatgaaattcataTTGAACACAAGGAAGATCTGGTAGTCCCCTTTGCTATTCCTTAA
- the LOC124200006 gene encoding probable asparagine--tRNA ligase, mitochondrial, with protein MAAFKNIKMQFVQLRVLLKKSSPCLQLNPCRFKYNEAVSVKSVLRDHPAGSDVVVKGWVKSLRKQKSNTFMHISDGSVEQIQVVIPSSVCDEDCCFNSAVEISGKVVVSPKPNQPVEIQGETVKVVGKLDLQSFPFGPRKYYAPEYVRQQIHLRPKTNIYSAILRLSSLITNALQTTLIQDNFVSVFTPILTSNDCEGAGEVFLTRPASDEMCREMGGNRKLEESYFNKKVYLTVSGQLHLEAIAGGISKVFTLGPTFRSENSRSRRHLAEFRMLEAEIAFCNDLQPILSTIESLVKDSAKVILEHGALDLITVGKYYNENLEESLNEVLKSPFTTISYREAMELLLNNRDSFKTPPRDGADIGSEHELFLVKHMGGPTFLVDWPAKIKPFYMRTNNDDNSLVSCVDLLVPGVGELCGGSLRENRYDILKSRLESLNLVESLSWYLDLRKFGGSPTGGFGMGVERLISYLLKIPNVKDIVPFPRTPHNCPM; from the exons ATGGCGGCttttaaaaacatcaaaatgcAATTTGTACAACTCCGGGTTTTACTTAAAAAGTCATCCCCGTGTTTACAGTTAAATCCCTGTAGGTTTAAATACAATGAAGCTGTTTCTGTCAAATCAGTTCTTCGTGATCATCCTGCTGGTTCCGACGTTGTTGTTAAA GGTTGGGTGAAGTCCTTAAGGAAGCAAAAATCAAACACCTTTATGCATATTAGCGATGGATCAGTTGAACAAATTCAAGTTGTAATTCCTTCATCTGTATGTGATGAAGACTGCTGCTTTAACTCAGCTGTTGAAATAAGTGGCAAGGTAGTGGTTAGTCCAAAACCTAATCAGCCTGTAGAAATTCAAGGTGAAACAGTTAAAGTTGTGGGTAAATTAGACTTGCAGTCCTTTCCATTTGGCCCACGAAAATACTATGCACCTGAATATGTCAGACAACAGATTCATCTGAGACCTAAAACCAACATATACTCAGCAATTCTCAGGCTTTCGAGTCTTATAACCAATGCATTGCAAACTACCTTGATTCAAGATAATTTTGTCAGTGTCTTCACCCCAATTCTTACCTCTAATGACTGTGAAGGGGCAGGAGAAGTATTTCTTACTAGACCGGCATCGGATGAAATGTGCCGTGAAATGGGAGGCAATAGAAAACTAGAAGAATCCTATTTCAATAAGAAAGTTTACCTGACAGTATCTGGCCAGCTTCATTTGGAGGCAATTGCAGG AGGCATTTCCAAAGTTTTCACCCTGGGACCAACATTTCGTTCGGAAAACTCAAGATCTCGAAGGCATTTAGCTGAATTTCGAATGCTCGAAGCTGAAATTGCGTTTTGTAATGATCTGCAGCCCATTCTATCAACAATCGAAAGCTTAGTGAAAGATTCCGCAAAAGTCATCCTGGAACACGGAGCCCTAGACCTGATAACAGTGGGGAAATATTACAATGAAAATTTAGAG GAATCACTAAATGAGGTGTTAAAATCACCATTTACCACAATCAGCTACAGAGAAGCTATGGAGTTGTTGTTAAATAATCGAGATTCATTTAAAACTCCACCTCGAGACGGAGCCGATATAGGATCGGAACACGAATTATTTCTAGTCAAACATATGGGAGGGCCGACTTTTCTTGTTGACTGGCCAGCGAAAATCAAACCCTTTTATATGCGCACAAATAACGACGATAATAGTCTG GTTTCTTGTGTTGATCTACTAGTGCCTGGAGTTGGGGAACTGTGTGGGGGAAGTCTACGAGAAAACAGATACGACATTCTCAAGAGTCGATTGGAATCGCTTAACCTAGTAGAGTCACTTAGTTGGTATCTtgatttaagaaaatttggtGGATCTCCAACCGGCGGTTTTGGGATGGGTGTTGAAAgacttatttcttatttgttgaAGATACCTAACGTGAAAGACATTGTACCTTTCCCACGGACCCCCCACAACTGCCCAATGTAA
- the LOC124200008 gene encoding signal peptidase complex subunit 3-like has product MHTFLTRGNALLTFTLSVLAGLTFFCFLSTALNAYSATANIDTVKVLVKNVPDYSAQKEKQDLGYLMFDLQADLNPLFNWNAKQLFIFLVAEYETTDNKLNQVVLWDKIIQRGENANLDMKNMNTNYYFWDDGNGLRGNPNVTLTLSWNVVPNAGTLSIIRGSGSHSFSFPNEYTNVRAQ; this is encoded by the exons ATGCACACATTTTTGACAAGAGGAAACGCGTTATTGACGTTTACCCTTAGTGTTCTAGCTGGGCttactttcttttgttttctatcgACCGCACTGAATGCGTATTCCGCTACAGCAAACATTGACACCGTCAAAGTATTAGT TAAAAATGTCCCCGACTATAGTGCACAAAAAGAGAAGCAAGATCTTGGGTACCTGATGTTTGATCTCCAGGCTGATCTGAACCCTCTATTTAACTGGAATGCTAAACAGTTATTTATCTTTCTTGTTGCTGAATATGAAACCACCGATAACAAATTAAATCAG GTTGTTTTATGGGACAAAATTATTCAACGTGGAGAAAATGCCAATCTTGATATGAAAAACATGAACACCAACTACTACTTCTGGGATGATGGAAATGGACTCAGGGGAAACCCCAATGTTACTCTAACTCTATCATGGAATGTTGTTCCAAATGCAGGAACTCTTTCTATTATCAGAGGGTCAGGATCACATTCATTTAGTTTCCCAAATGAGTACACAAATGTCAGAGCTCAgtaa
- the LOC124200003 gene encoding ragulator complex protein LAMTOR1-like isoform X1 codes for MGCCCSTDKDSNQNGESNERTHLLGNAVSNNTPIQRTPYDGLRYPGSVPKPTDEQSALNKILQQTATNVIDVAALDSHNLEQHEYVERARQYIQKAQAVQPVLLSKYSKLILTKNTAVLKDMPAIDNLLIDSPICVMDYHMMMKNSSKISRALNEIHIEHKEDLVVPFAIP; via the exons atggGTTGCTGTTGTTCAACTGACAAAGATTCCAACCAG AATGGAGAAAGCAACGAAAGGACTCACTTGTTAGGAAATGCAGTCAGCAACAATACACCTATCCAGAGAACTCCCTA TGATGGTTTACGTTATCCGGGATCAGTACCTAAACCGACTGATGAACAGTCTGCACTGAACAAAATTTTGCAGCAAACTGCCAC AAATGTTATTGATGTTGCTGCTCTTGACTCACACAACCTGGAACAGCATGAATATGTTGAAAGGGCAAGGCAGTATATTCAGAAGGCTCAGGCCGTTCAACCAGTATTGCTGTCAAAGTATAGCAAGCTAATCCTTACTAAAAACACTG CAGTTTTAAAGGATATGCCTGCAATTGATAATTTGCTGATTGACTCTCCCATTTGTGTGATGGACTACcatatgatgatgaaaaactcATCCAAGATTTCAAGAGcattaaatgaaattcataTTGAACACAAGGAAGATCTGGTAGTCCCCTTTGCTATTCCTTAA
- the LOC124200007 gene encoding endoglucanase F-like isoform X1, whose translation MCFFWDPTHRLNFWKSHQSLNPEMKVLIVLAVISMLGLVSAQYDYNLALKKSILFYEAQRSGKLTNNRINWRGDTFLDDGSDFGVDLSGGYFDAGDHVKFGHPFAHSMIFLAWGMIDYRNAYTAAGELDNGLAALRWGADWILKATKLDQGKVYGQAGNGGADHAYWGRPEEWPASQVRPSYAITTTQPGTDLAANYASALAATSVAIGSSDAAYSANLLTVARQLYDFAKTYRGIYSQSIADAGSYYSAYAYEDELTFAAAMLALATNEQAYKTDAANFWDQFGYGTFVQTFFDWDNKMAGIAVLLSRILGDQKYKTSAQAHCDYWINTETKTPKGLVFINEWGSLRHASNAAFGCLLVADSGIGNAAAYKAFAKQQIDYALGSTGRSYVVGFGNNPPVKCHHRGASCPDMPAPCGWNEYNSPNPNGQVLEGALVGGPDINDNYNDARDDYRANEVALDYNAGFQSALAGLINAGF comes from the exons ATGTGTTTCTTTTGG GATCCTACACATAGGCTAAACTTTTGGAAAAGTCACCAGTCCTTGAACCCAGAGATGAAG gTTTTGATAGTTCTTGCGGTAATCTCCATGTTGGGGTTGGTCAGCGCTCAGTATGATTACAACTTGGCTTTGAAGAAGTCAATTTTGTTCTACGAAGCACAACGATCAGGCAAGCTTACTAACAATCGCATTAATTGGCGTGGGGACACTTTCTTGGACGATGGTTCAGATTTTGGCGTTGACTTGTCTGGTGGCTATTTTGACG CTGGTGATCACGTGAAATTTGGCCACCCTTTTGCTCACTCTATGATTTTCCTTGCATG GGGTATGATCGACTACAGGAATGCTTACACGGCGGCAGGAGAGCTTGACAATGGTCTAGCAGCCCTTCGCTGGGGAGCTGACTGGATCTTGAAG GCTACGAAATTGGACCAAGGGAAAGTTTACGGACAAGCAGGAAATGGAGGAGCAGATCATGCTTATTGGGGACGACCAGAAGAATGGCCAGCTAGTCAAGTTCGCCCTTCGTACGCAATCACTACTACTCAACCAGGCACAGATCTGGCCGCCAACTACGCCTCTGCTTTGGCCGCTACGTCGGTCGCCATCGGTAGCTCTGACGCCGCATACTCGGCCAATCTTCTTACCGTTGCTCGACAACTGTATGACTTTGCAAAGACTTACCGGGGTATTTACTCCCAGTCGATTGCCGATGCTGGATCCTATTATTC ggcATACGCATATGAAGATGAATTGACATTTGCTGCTGCAATGCTTGCACTCGCTACTAATGAGCAAGCGTACAAAACGGACGCAGCCAACTTCTGGGACCAATTTGGCTATGGCACCTTCGTCCAGACTTTCTTCGACTGGGATAACAAGATGGCCGGAATTGCTGTTCTTCTTTCTCGTATTCTCGGCGACCAAAAATACAAGACATCCGCCCAAGCTCATTGCGATTACTGGATCAACACCGAGACTAAGACACCAAAGGGATTAGTCTTCATCAACGAGTGGGGAAGCCTCCGTCATGCCTCCAATGCTGCTTTTGGCTGTTTGTTAGTGGCTGACTCTGGTATCGGTAACGCTGCCGCCTACAAAGCTTTTGCCAAACAACAGATTGATTACGCCCTAGGCTCTACTGGCCGAAGCTACGTCGTCGGATTTGGTAACAATCCTCCAGTCAAATGCCATCACAGAGGAGC GTCCTGCCCCGATATGCCGGCTCCCTGCGGATGGAATGAGTACAACAGCCCCAACCCCAATGGACAAGTCCTCGAAGGAGCTCTTGTTGGTGGACCGGATATTAACGACAACTACAATGACGCTCGTGACGACTACAGAGCAAACGAG GTCGCGCTCGACTACAACGCTGGCTTCCAAAGTGCTTTGGCTGGTCTAATCAACGCCggattttaa
- the LOC124200004 gene encoding uncharacterized protein LOC124200004, which produces MTKLCHTICQVAVFLYFCVFASATDTTRTSDLYAYFSQHGIKGSVKIMHNVKETDPENLNNTKGTFIFDIDSHMDVEPASYSWSLYDLPVEYTQPVACDKGYLGEKILDLTPLFGQVTLPNLNFTVDFNLSLINVTGPTSLWGRTLIFEGPNTLCATIMPEAGLKVAAARLSSPIAGSVTVISWSVGDEVDTRVLTDLYHVSGDGTASNHVWKLLVTDVLDTKQDRDRGDCNALQFLYDPDSRSGVNCSPQAPQNCKQGDLSGRLGLVRSASKPGGGFGGGSRRAFRDPLLVLPDLKGPRSLYMVLFDKDLPDVVLACGRFRELRPRKARAFFAQKGVRGEIVLEQRTPIDPTHVLVNVTGLNSLAGGFHIHEYPVPIPRVPGEKICSATANHYNPWGWVPADSPPPGRGTGEMYELGDLSGKFGMLTGLTTLENDVTDTTLPLFGPYSVQGRGLVIHLASDGSRWVCTNVEPFGVKMTTAVAIFRYPLGGRIFLRQASEDPLSETMVYIESLIYSDGNVNGTNNHQLEIHTNLPGVDFHDWQLRCQSTGSIYNPFKINEKNARDCNTDTQRRCIVGDLTMKHGRLVVAGLASEVKTTQRLFTDVNLPLSGPQSIIGRSVVIFDDNSPKQRGNRLACTPIMYYHRHKTVVKDWFGNGLTTPVEGKVEIIQETEFSSSSIQMDLTGLRGEAGRYGIYSAPVKVDLQFPCTESSLGMPHNPLNVSLGSDVQAGTSDQYPVGDLSSKFGQLAGFSVIHSVFNDTNMPLYGATSIIGRSFVLNRARDNERWACGTMGWGFSPSEATEIRAIASFHHPGGFLTGYVRMSQVVYHDGSATDTVIEVFLRHPGRQNTRNLLTVTRNHRWAVYVNPVGVDAAVAPYNARCVASGYMWNPSFVQLTAPVVADQRNEDVYRQECQPHVPYRCMIGDLSGRLGPIDIGAGRTVFSDKNLPLHGKYSVLGRSLIVFTPDGGGERFACANIEPDGDIFKFIVIRKPRKFVASEFVEDVRRVLGVPEWMLLVDTRHTRNIQNDRCVQFKVHFYGPVATRIEQDLSQLLSRGQLDSPTIQVHGSHVDPKRSKTIPYHVCDESDNAQRQPSSDTSVASSISFAAVLLALTIPLTVFT; this is translated from the exons ATGACGAAATTGTGTCACACAATATGCCAAGTGGCGGTATTTCTGTATTTCTGCGTTTTTGCGAGTGCAACAG ACACCACGAGAACATCTGATCTGTATGCTTATTTCTCTCAACATGGGATCAAGGGTTCTGTTAAAATTATGCACAATGTCAAGGAAACGGATCCTGAGAATCTTAATAACACAAAaggaacttttatttttgatattGATAGTCACATGGATGTGGAACCAGCTTCCTATTCCTGGTCATTGTATGATCTCCCAGTAGAATATACTCAGCCAGTCGCCTGTGACAAGGGATATCTCGGAGAGAA AATTTTAGATCTTACACCCTTGTTTGGTCAGGTCACCTTGCCTAATCTAAATTTTACTGTAGACTTCAATCTGAGTCTTATTAATGTGACTGGACCCACTTCACTTTGGGGGAGAACTCTCATTTTTGAAGGCCCCAACACTTTATGTGCCACCATTATG CCTGAAGCTGGTCTCAAGGTTGCTGCTGCACGATTGTCTTCACCAATTGCCGGATCAGTGACTGTAATATCCTGGTCAGTTGGAGACGAAGTTGACACTCGTGTACTAACGGATCTTTATCATGTTTCTGGTGATGGCACGGCTTCAAATCACGTTTGGAAGTTATTAGTTACAGACGTGCTGGACACTAAACAAG atcgAGATCGAGGGGATTGTAACGCACTTCAATTCCTGTATGACCCTGATTCTCGTTCTGGAGTGAATTGTTCACCTCAAGCGCCTCAAAACTGTAAACAGGGCGATTTGTCGGGTCGTTTGGGACTAGTTCGCTCAGCTTCGAAACCGGGAGGAG GTTTTGGAGGTGGATCTCGTCGTGCGTTCCGCGATCCTCTTTTAGTTCTTCCTGATTTAAAGGGTCCTCGTTCTTTGTACATGGTTCTCTTTGATAAGGATTTACCCGATGTTGTTTTAGCCTGTGGAAGATTTCGTGAACTTCGTCCGAGGAAAGCGCGAGCTTTCTTCGCTCAGAAAGGAGTACGCGGTGAAATTGTATTAGAGCAAAGGACCCCTATCGACCCTACACATGTTCTCGTTAACGTAACAg GGTTAAACTCTTTAGCCGGAGGTTTTCATATCCACGAATACCCGGTTCCCATTCCAAGGGTACCAGGAGAAAAAATCTGCAGCGCTACTGCCAATCATTATAACCCTTGGGGTTGGGTTCCTGCCGATAGCCCGCCACCCGGCCGTGGTACTGGTGAAATGTACGAACTTGGTGATCTCAGCGGGAAATTTGGAATGCTAACTGGGCTCACGACTCTTGAAAACGACGTGACAGACACCACGTTACCACTTTTCGGACCGTACAGTGTACAAGGTCGTGGATTAGTGATTCATCTGGCCTCAGATGGTTCTCGCTGGGTGTGCACGAATGTAGAACCATTCGGCGTAAAAATGACTACTGCCGTAGCAATCTTCCGGTACCCGTTAGGCG GTCGCATATTTTTGCGCCAAGCGTCGGAGGATCCACTATCTGAGACAATGGTCTACATTGAATCTCTCATCTACAGCGACGGAAACGTAAACGGCACTAACAATCATCAATTAGAAAttcacacaaatttacctgGAGTTGATTTCCATGACTGGCAATTAAGGTGTCAGTCAACCGGATCCATTTACAATCCATTCAAA ATAAACGAAAAGAACGCAAGGGATTGCAATACCGACACCCAACGACGTTGCATCGTAGGAGATCTGACCATGAAACACGGTCGCTTGGTTGTTGCAGGATTAGCTAGCGAAGTCAAAACAACACAGCGACTCTTCACTGATGTAAACCTGCCTTTATCTGGTCCACAATCCATCATTGGCCGATCCGTAGTTATTTTTGACGACAATTCTCCTAAACAAAGAGGCAATCGTCTCGCTTGCACACC AATTATGTACTACCATCGACACAAAACGGTGGTTAAGGACTGGTTTGGAAATGGTCTTACTACTCCTGTCGAGGGTAAGGTTGAAATTATCCAGGAAACAGAGTTTAGCAGTTCTTCTATCCAAATGGATTTGACTGGATTGCGCGGAGAAGCGGGAAGATATGGAATATACTCG gcTCCTGTAAAAGTCGATTTACAATTTCCTTGCACCGAATCCTCATTGGGCATGCCCCACAATCCATTGAATGTTAGTTTAGGGTCCGATGTTCAAGCCGGAACCTCGGATCAATACCCTGTTGGGGACTTGAGCTCAAAATTTGGCCAATTAGCTGGATTTAGTGTCATTCACTCCGTTTTCAATGACACCAATATGCCACTTTATGGTGCAACATCGATCATTGGCCGTAGTTTCGTCTTGAATCGTGCTCGGGATAACGAAAG ATGGGCATGTGGCACAATGGGATGGGGTTTTTCTCCGTCAGAAGCTACTGAAATTCGAGCCATTGCTTCCTTTCATCACCCAGGAGGTTTTTTAACTGGTTACGTCCGCATG AGTCAAGTGGTTTATCACGATGGGTCTGCTACTGACACGGTTATCGAAGTCTTTTTGAGACATCCTGGTCGACAGAATACTCGTAATCTGTTAACAGTCACCCGTAATCATCGATGGGCTGTTTATGTTAATCCTGTTGGCGTGGATGCAGCCGTGGCTCCGTATAATGCTCGATGCGTAGCTTCTGGATACATGTGGAATCCGTCTTTCGTCCAGCTAACTGCCCCAGTAGTCGCTGATCAAAGAAAT GAAGATGTATACCGACAAGAGTGCCAACCCCACGTACCTTACCGATGCATGATTGGTGATCTTTCTGGTCGACTGGGTCCTATCGATATAGGTGCAGGCAGAACCGTATTCTCGGACAAAAATCTCCCACTAC ACGGAAAATATTCGGTTCTTGGTCGTTCTTTGATCGTTTTTACTCCGGATGGAGGTGGAGAGAGATTTGCATGCGCCAATATCGAACCTGATGGTGATATCTTCAAATTTATTGTGATTCGCAAGCCCCGTAAATTTGTCGC TTCTGAATTTGTTGAAGATGTTCGTCGAGTACTCGGCGTTCCCGAATGGATGTTATTGGTTGACACTCGCCACACTCGTAACATTCAGAACGATCGCTGCGTCCAATTTAAAGTCCATTTCTATGGTCCAGTCGCAACGCGCATCGAACAAGATTTAAGTCAATTACTTTCCAGAGGGCAGCTCGACTCCCCCACTATACAAGTTCATGGATCCCACGTCGATCCCAAGCGATCAAAGACCATTCCCTATCACGTTTGTGACGAGAGTGATAATg CCCAAAGGCAGCCTTCGAGTGACACTTCGGTCGCTtcatcgatttcttttgcaGCAGTGCTGCTCGCCCTGACGATTCCGCTCACCGTATTTACGTAA